In Nocardia sputorum, a single genomic region encodes these proteins:
- a CDS encoding Tex family protein: MPRSDTAGPASVNRRIAEELAVREPQVRAAVELLDAGSTVPFIARYRKEVTGGLDDAQLRVLEERLHYLRELDERRASIIESIRGQGKLDDALHRQILLAETKARLEDIYLPYKPKRRTKAQIAREAGHEPVADALIEDPNTDPAQYTAEQLDGARAILVERFAEDADLVGELRELMWNRGQITSTVRAGKEEAGAKFADYFEFSEPFDKLPSHRILALLRGEKEEVLTLHLEPDTEEPQPGERTVYEGRIATRFGIADRGRPADSWLLDTVRWAWRTKLQVSLGIDTRMRLRQAAEKDAVDVFAANLRDLLLAAPAGTRTTMGLDPGYRTGVKVAVVDATGKVVATEVIYPHKPQGQTEKSLAVLGALVARFGVELIAIGNGTASRETDALAAELISRIPENKPTKIVVSEAGASVYSASAYASQELPDLDVSLRGAVSIARRLQDPLAELVKIDPKSIGVGQYQHDVSESLLARSLGAVVEDAVNAVGVDVNTASVPLLSRVSGIAGSVAESIVAHRDQNGPFRSRTALLDVPRLGPKAFEQCAGFLRIRGGDDPLDTSAVHPEAYPVVRRILESTGRGIAEVIGNTTVLRSLRAGDFTDERFGVPTVTDIIAELEKPGRDPRPEFKTAEFAAGVEKVADLKPGMVLEGVVTNVAAFGAFVDVGVHQDGLVHVSAMSHNFVKDPREVVKSGDVVKVKVLEVDVARQRIGLSLRLDDEPGTPAKGGDNRQRGQGGRSDQGGRSGGGEQRQRQNGQNRQQGQNRNQGQGRGGNQRRNAPAPSGAMADALRRAGFGQ; encoded by the coding sequence GTGCCACGCTCCGACACCGCGGGCCCAGCCAGCGTGAACCGTCGTATCGCGGAGGAGCTCGCGGTGCGTGAGCCCCAGGTGCGCGCCGCCGTCGAGCTCCTCGACGCGGGCTCGACGGTGCCGTTCATCGCCCGGTACCGCAAGGAGGTCACCGGCGGACTGGACGACGCGCAGCTGCGCGTGCTCGAGGAACGTCTGCACTATCTGCGCGAACTCGACGAACGCCGCGCCTCGATCATCGAATCGATCCGCGGCCAAGGAAAACTCGACGACGCCCTGCACCGGCAGATCCTGCTCGCCGAGACCAAGGCCCGGCTCGAGGACATCTACCTGCCGTACAAGCCGAAGCGGCGCACGAAGGCGCAGATCGCGCGCGAGGCCGGGCACGAGCCGGTGGCCGATGCCCTGATCGAGGATCCGAACACCGATCCGGCGCAGTACACCGCCGAGCAACTCGACGGCGCGCGCGCCATCCTCGTCGAACGCTTCGCCGAGGACGCCGACCTGGTCGGCGAGTTGCGCGAACTGATGTGGAACCGCGGGCAGATCACCTCGACCGTGCGGGCGGGCAAGGAAGAAGCGGGCGCGAAGTTCGCCGACTATTTCGAGTTCAGCGAGCCGTTCGACAAGCTGCCCTCGCATCGCATCCTGGCGCTGCTGCGCGGCGAGAAGGAGGAGGTGCTCACGCTGCACCTCGAGCCGGACACCGAGGAGCCGCAGCCGGGCGAACGCACCGTCTACGAGGGCCGCATCGCCACGCGCTTCGGCATCGCCGACCGGGGCCGCCCCGCCGATTCCTGGCTGCTGGACACCGTGCGCTGGGCTTGGCGCACCAAGCTGCAGGTCAGCCTCGGCATCGACACCAGGATGCGACTGCGGCAGGCCGCGGAGAAGGACGCGGTCGACGTGTTCGCCGCGAACCTGCGCGACCTGCTGCTCGCCGCCCCCGCGGGCACCCGTACGACGATGGGTCTGGACCCGGGCTACCGCACCGGCGTGAAGGTCGCGGTGGTCGACGCCACCGGCAAGGTCGTCGCCACCGAGGTGATCTATCCGCACAAGCCGCAGGGCCAGACCGAGAAGTCGCTTGCGGTGCTGGGCGCGCTGGTCGCCCGATTCGGCGTGGAGCTCATCGCCATCGGCAACGGCACCGCCTCGCGCGAGACCGATGCCCTTGCCGCGGAATTGATCTCGCGGATCCCGGAGAACAAGCCCACCAAGATCGTGGTCTCCGAGGCGGGCGCGTCGGTGTACTCCGCCTCGGCCTACGCTTCGCAGGAGCTGCCCGACCTCGACGTCTCACTGCGCGGCGCGGTGTCGATCGCACGGCGGTTGCAGGACCCGCTGGCCGAGCTGGTGAAGATCGATCCGAAATCCATCGGCGTCGGCCAGTACCAGCACGACGTGTCCGAATCGCTGCTGGCCCGCTCGCTGGGCGCGGTGGTCGAGGACGCGGTGAACGCGGTCGGCGTCGACGTCAACACGGCCTCGGTGCCGCTGCTGTCGCGGGTGTCCGGCATCGCCGGGTCGGTGGCGGAGAGCATTGTGGCGCACCGGGACCAGAACGGCCCCTTCCGCAGCAGGACCGCGCTGCTCGACGTCCCGCGCCTGGGCCCGAAGGCGTTCGAGCAGTGCGCGGGCTTCCTGCGGATCCGCGGCGGCGACGATCCGCTGGATACCTCCGCGGTGCACCCGGAGGCGTATCCGGTGGTGCGGCGCATCCTCGAATCCACCGGCCGCGGCATCGCCGAGGTCATCGGGAACACCACGGTCCTGCGCTCGCTGCGCGCAGGCGATTTCACCGACGAGCGCTTCGGTGTCCCGACCGTCACCGACATCATCGCCGAGCTGGAGAAGCCGGGCCGCGACCCGCGTCCGGAGTTCAAGACCGCCGAGTTCGCCGCGGGCGTGGAGAAGGTCGCCGACCTGAAACCGGGCATGGTGCTCGAAGGTGTGGTGACCAACGTGGCCGCGTTCGGCGCGTTCGTCGACGTGGGCGTGCACCAGGACGGTCTGGTGCACGTCTCGGCCATGTCGCACAACTTCGTCAAGGATCCGCGCGAGGTGGTCAAGTCCGGCGACGTGGTCAAGGTCAAGGTGCTCGAGGTGGACGTGGCACGCCAGCGCATCGGCCTGTCGCTGCGCCTGGACGACGAGCCGGGCACACCCGCCAAGGGCGGCGACAACCGGCAGCGCGGTCAAGGCGGCCGATCCGACCAGGGTGGGCGCTCCGGAGGCGGCGAGCAGCGGCAGCGGCAGAATGGTCAGAACAGGCAACAGGGTCAGAACCGCAATCAAGGACAGGGGCGCGGCGGCAACCAGCGCCGGAACGCGCCCGCACCGAGCGGCGCGATGGCGGATGCGCTGCGCAGGGCGGGTTTCGGCCAGTAG